The Gammaproteobacteria bacterium genome has a segment encoding these proteins:
- a CDS encoding response regulator has translation MALKCALIVDDSRTARQVLGDVLAANRLRVETAATAEEALQYLSHSRPDVIFMDHNMPGMDGLQAVRAIKANPATATIPIMMYTSQEGELYVGQARALGAVGVLPKQIKPVEVTDVLKSLHLLDAEDRVAVVASAAAEPAAAADATTDSRRDVNAEINSRDWSDLHRWLQEMFEHHGAEIRAEVETTVARVLREQAPAREEAGATAVQPSVRRSPMTTLLVLALTALAGIFFWLHLDTQRKWRAAVDQNLGLMATLTSRRAAATATAADTAQQMTAERVEMSGRYGDFVRALEWGVNQSSLYPPGVEPFDGQRLEIVKGLLEQLAAIGFTGTVRLDSHVGDFCYVTSATGEALALAPDDLPAERCERIGLPAGEAKRASARESIAFANFLGARLDDPTIRIEIVPHGNAAPAVSYPAGPQGLTAGDWNAYARQNNRVVVTLLPGEAAP, from the coding sequence ATGGCGCTCAAGTGTGCCCTGATCGTCGATGACAGCCGGACTGCCCGACAGGTGCTCGGTGATGTCCTGGCCGCAAACCGCCTGCGGGTGGAAACCGCCGCCACCGCCGAGGAGGCGCTGCAGTACCTGAGTCATAGCCGGCCTGACGTGATCTTCATGGATCACAACATGCCCGGGATGGACGGGCTGCAGGCAGTCAGGGCGATCAAGGCCAATCCCGCCACCGCCACCATCCCGATCATGATGTACACCTCCCAGGAGGGCGAGTTGTACGTCGGGCAGGCGCGCGCACTCGGTGCCGTCGGCGTGCTGCCCAAGCAGATCAAGCCGGTCGAAGTGACCGACGTACTCAAGTCACTGCACCTGCTCGATGCCGAGGATCGCGTCGCCGTGGTGGCATCCGCCGCAGCGGAGCCGGCCGCCGCTGCCGACGCCACCACGGACAGCCGGCGCGACGTCAACGCCGAGATCAACAGTCGCGACTGGAGCGATCTCCACCGCTGGTTGCAGGAGATGTTCGAGCATCACGGCGCGGAGATTCGCGCCGAGGTGGAAACCACCGTGGCGCGCGTCCTGCGCGAACAGGCACCGGCACGGGAAGAAGCCGGTGCCACCGCGGTGCAACCGTCTGTGCGGCGCTCGCCGATGACGACCTTGCTGGTGCTGGCGTTGACCGCGCTTGCCGGGATCTTTTTCTGGCTGCACCTGGACACCCAGCGCAAGTGGCGGGCGGCGGTGGACCAGAACCTGGGCCTGATGGCGACGCTGACCTCGCGGCGCGCAGCGGCCACCGCGACCGCCGCCGACACGGCGCAGCAGATGACCGCTGAACGGGTGGAGATGTCTGGTCGCTATGGCGACTTCGTCCGGGCCCTGGAGTGGGGCGTCAATCAGTCCTCGCTGTATCCGCCCGGCGTCGAGCCCTTCGACGGGCAACGGCTCGAGATCGTCAAGGGACTGCTGGAGCAGCTCGCGGCGATCGGCTTCACCGGAACGGTCCGCCTCGACAGCCACGTCGGCGACTTCTGTTATGTGACCTCGGCCACCGGCGAGGCGCTGGCACTGGCACCCGACGATCTGCCGGCAGAGCGTTGTGAGCGGATCGGCTTGCCGGCCGGCGAAGCGAAGCGCGCTTCTGCGCGCGAGTCCATTGCGTTCGCCAACTTTCTCGGCGCGCGGCTCGACGACCCGACGATCCGTATCGAGATCGTGCCGCACGGCAATGCCGCGCCGGCGGTGTCGTATCCGGCCGGTCCGCAGGGCCTGACCGCCGGCGACTGGAACGCCTACGCCCGGCAGAACAACCGCGTCGTCGTGACGCTGCTGCCGGGCGAAGCCGCGCCCTGA
- a CDS encoding alpha/beta fold hydrolase has translation MDAYRAPRGLAGPHLQSVLASLPLRERSVRRDATGLLARSTTEIVDCGNGVRLLGVHTPPAGAPGRMAVLIHGWEGSADSVYMVSAAARLYRSGYRVLRLNLRDHGGSHQLNEGLFHSCLLAEVRDAVGALQRRYPGERLCLGGFSLGGNFALRIAAEAGTAGLRIARVAAVCPVLDPRETLRSLDEGLPHYRMYFTRRWRRSLQRKREAFPALYDFGWLGRFRTLRALTEHLVCNYAGFPDLDSYLRGYAVTGERLAGLSVPTEILLADDDPVIPVRSAAALARPPALRVRRTRHGGHCAFIADYRLRSWLDDYIAGVFESPRAGDHST, from the coding sequence GTGGATGCGTACCGTGCACCGCGGGGCCTTGCCGGCCCGCACCTGCAGTCCGTGCTGGCCAGCCTGCCGCTGCGTGAGCGGTCAGTCCGGCGGGACGCCACCGGGCTGCTCGCGCGCAGCACCACGGAGATCGTGGATTGCGGCAACGGCGTGCGCCTGCTCGGGGTGCACACCCCTCCGGCCGGTGCGCCGGGCCGCATGGCGGTACTGATCCACGGCTGGGAGGGCAGCGCGGACTCGGTGTACATGGTGTCGGCCGCCGCGCGCCTGTACCGCAGCGGCTATCGCGTGCTGCGCCTGAACCTGCGCGACCACGGCGGCTCGCACCAACTCAACGAGGGCCTGTTTCACTCCTGCCTGCTCGCCGAGGTGCGCGATGCAGTCGGCGCTCTGCAGCGGCGCTATCCCGGTGAACGCCTGTGCCTCGGCGGGTTTTCCCTCGGCGGCAACTTCGCGCTGCGCATCGCTGCCGAAGCCGGGACTGCCGGGTTGCGGATCGCGCGCGTGGCGGCCGTCTGCCCGGTGCTCGATCCGCGCGAAACGCTGCGCTCGCTCGATGAAGGGCTGCCTCATTACCGGATGTATTTCACCCGTCGCTGGCGGCGGTCGCTGCAGCGCAAGCGCGAGGCGTTTCCGGCGCTGTACGATTTCGGATGGCTCGGCCGGTTCCGGACCCTGCGCGCCCTGACCGAGCACCTGGTCTGCAACTACGCCGGTTTTCCCGACCTCGACAGCTACCTGCGCGGCTACGCGGTGACCGGCGAGCGCCTGGCCGGTCTCTCCGTGCCGACCGAGATCCTGCTGGCGGACGACGACCCCGTGATTCCGGTGCGCAGCGCCGCGGCACTGGCACGACCGCCCGCGCTCAGGGTCCGCCGGACCCGTCACGGCGGGCACTGCGCATTCATCGCCGATTACCGGCTGCGAAGCTGGCTGGATGACTACATTGCCGGCGTCTTCGAATCACCCCGGGCCGGCGATCACTCCACGTAG
- a CDS encoding DUF2845 domain-containing protein: MRQSHRLIVIVAALLLAEPALALRCQSRLVSEGDPQAKVLRFCGTPTAVQRRVLYRSGIPSAQASRGLVVSDGRSEMRFTSEELLIHQHSVVEILIEEWTYNFGPRKLMRMVVFENGLVRDVRRLGYGYVE, encoded by the coding sequence ATGCGCCAGTCACACCGCCTGATAGTCATCGTCGCTGCCCTGCTGCTGGCCGAACCGGCGCTGGCACTGCGATGCCAGAGTCGTCTCGTCAGCGAGGGCGATCCCCAGGCCAAGGTCCTGCGCTTCTGCGGGACGCCGACCGCCGTCCAGCGGCGCGTGCTCTACCGCAGTGGCATCCCCTCCGCCCAGGCCAGCCGCGGGCTCGTCGTGAGCGACGGCCGGAGCGAAATGCGCTTCACCAGCGAGGAGCTGCTGATTCACCAGCACTCCGTCGTCGAGATATTGATAGAGGAATGGACCTACAACTTCGGCCCGCGCAAGCTGATGCGCATGGTGGTCTTCGAGAACGGCCTGGTCCGGGACGTGCGCCGGCTCGGCTATGGCTACGTGGAGTGA
- the gshA gene encoding glutamate--cysteine ligase, which yields MKSRFEARLRALSAAAEPALLQGGLRGVEKECLRVTPEGYIAASDHPVALGAALTNRFITTDYSEALIEFITPPETTAAETLQFLEDIHQFSYPAIGDELFWAMSMPCRVRSEEDIHIARYGSSNVGMMKTIYRRGLGFRYGRYMQAIAGLHFNYSAPDAIWPALGEVEDQPSDGTDERSEAYLAMVRNVRRLDWLLLYLFGASPAVCGCFLRGGDAGLEKFDRNTYFGRYATSLRMSDIGYKNANQAEIFVSANSLDEYIADLTRAIRTPHPAYERIGVRVGGEYRQLNTHQLQIENEYYSSVRPKRSALSGERPTAALRRGGIEYIELRALDLDPFAPTGVDELRLRFAEVFLLYCLLLDSPPIGAAERVEIGHNHGVVARQGREPGLELRRAGRAVALRAWAAEAIEAMHGVAELLDLGAGAQYRRAVQECASSVADPQRTPSARLMQALAESGGSLGEFGLALSRRHREHFLSRPRSANRHYRTLEEEALASLDRQCWIEEHDTLSLEEYLACYYD from the coding sequence GTGAAGTCGCGCTTCGAAGCCAGGTTACGGGCGCTATCGGCCGCGGCGGAACCCGCGCTGCTGCAGGGTGGCCTGCGTGGGGTCGAAAAGGAGTGCCTGAGGGTAACCCCCGAGGGCTATATCGCGGCCAGCGATCATCCGGTGGCGCTCGGTGCGGCGCTGACCAACCGGTTCATCACGACGGATTACTCCGAGGCGCTGATCGAGTTCATCACGCCCCCGGAAACCACGGCCGCGGAAACGCTGCAGTTTCTCGAGGACATTCACCAGTTCTCCTATCCGGCCATCGGCGACGAGTTGTTCTGGGCCATGTCCATGCCCTGCCGGGTGCGCTCGGAGGAGGACATCCACATCGCCCGCTACGGCAGCTCCAACGTCGGGATGATGAAAACCATCTACCGGCGTGGCTTGGGGTTCCGTTACGGCCGTTACATGCAGGCGATCGCCGGCCTGCATTTCAATTACTCGGCCCCGGACGCCATCTGGCCGGCGCTCGGCGAGGTCGAGGACCAGCCATCGGACGGCACGGATGAGCGGTCCGAGGCGTACCTGGCGATGGTACGCAATGTGCGTCGCCTCGACTGGTTGCTGCTCTACCTGTTCGGCGCTTCGCCCGCGGTCTGCGGCTGCTTTCTGCGGGGCGGTGACGCAGGTCTCGAGAAGTTCGACCGCAACACCTATTTCGGCCGGTACGCCACCTCGCTGCGCATGAGCGATATCGGTTACAAGAATGCAAATCAGGCGGAGATCTTCGTCTCGGCCAACAGTCTCGATGAATACATCGCCGATCTGACCCGTGCGATCCGTACCCCCCATCCGGCCTACGAGCGGATCGGCGTACGCGTCGGTGGCGAGTATCGGCAGCTCAACACCCACCAGTTGCAGATCGAGAACGAGTACTACAGCAGCGTGCGGCCCAAGCGTTCGGCGCTGAGCGGCGAGCGGCCGACGGCTGCCTTGCGTCGCGGTGGGATCGAGTACATCGAGTTGCGCGCGCTCGACCTCGACCCGTTCGCCCCGACAGGCGTCGACGAGCTGCGGCTGCGGTTCGCCGAAGTTTTTCTGCTGTACTGCCTGCTCCTCGACAGCCCGCCGATCGGCGCCGCGGAGCGCGTCGAGATCGGTCACAACCACGGCGTCGTGGCGCGGCAGGGGCGCGAACCCGGACTCGAGCTGCGCCGGGCCGGGCGTGCCGTAGCGCTGCGCGCCTGGGCCGCGGAGGCGATCGAGGCGATGCACGGGGTGGCAGAGCTGCTGGATCTCGGTGCCGGGGCGCAATATCGCCGGGCCGTGCAGGAGTGCGCCTCGAGCGTCGCCGATCCGCAACGCACGCCGTCGGCGCGCTTGATGCAGGCGCTCGCCGAGTCGGGAGGGTCGCTCGGGGAATTTGGCCTGGCCCTGTCGCGGCGTCATCGGGAGCATTTCCTCTCCCGGCCCCGCTCGGCCAATCGCCACTACCGGACGCTGGAAGAGGAGGCGCTCGCCTCGCTGGACCGGCAATGCTGGATAGAGGAGCACGACACCCTCAGCCTGGAGGAATACCTTGCCTGCTACTACGACTGA
- a CDS encoding FAD-dependent oxidoreductase has translation MPETVVIAGAGQAAAQAIVTLRHGGFAGDVILIGEEPYLPYQRPPLSKKFLAGELELERLHLRPATYYGEHKVTVRTGTRVERIDPAAKTVRADGADLAYDKLILATGGYVRRAPVPGQDLPEVHYLRNIDDVRGIQTGFIAGRRLVVIGGGYIGLEVAAVAVTAGLKVTVIEIADRVMARAVAPAISRFYLKAHQQAGVEVLLESGVTEIRQAARGVLLRTTAGTELPADLIVVGVGIMPGTELAEAAGLKCSSGIIVDEFCRTSDPDIYAAGDCTNHPNSLLGRRLRLESVHNAQEQGKTAALSILGKPEPYAQIPWFWSDQYDLKLQMTGLAENYTAMVLRGDPDSRSFAACYFFGDTLIAVHAINSPREFMLSKKLIAQGARLDPEAVADTRVPFKDLADSARLPE, from the coding sequence ATGCCGGAAACCGTTGTCATCGCTGGCGCTGGCCAGGCGGCCGCGCAGGCCATCGTCACGCTGCGCCATGGCGGGTTCGCGGGCGACGTGATCCTGATCGGCGAAGAACCATACCTGCCGTACCAGCGCCCGCCGTTGTCGAAGAAATTCCTCGCCGGCGAACTGGAACTCGAACGGCTTCACCTGCGCCCGGCGACCTATTACGGCGAACACAAGGTCACGGTTCGCACCGGCACGCGCGTGGAGCGGATCGATCCGGCCGCGAAAACCGTTCGTGCCGATGGTGCGGACCTCGCGTATGACAAGCTGATCCTCGCCACTGGCGGCTATGTACGCCGCGCGCCGGTGCCGGGCCAGGACCTGCCCGAGGTGCATTACCTGCGCAACATCGACGACGTGCGCGGCATCCAGACCGGCTTCATCGCCGGACGCCGGCTGGTGGTGATCGGCGGAGGTTACATCGGGCTCGAGGTGGCGGCAGTCGCCGTGACAGCGGGGCTGAAGGTTACCGTGATCGAGATCGCCGACCGCGTCATGGCCCGCGCCGTGGCGCCCGCGATCTCGCGCTTCTACCTCAAGGCGCATCAGCAGGCCGGTGTCGAAGTACTGCTCGAATCCGGCGTCACCGAGATCCGCCAGGCCGCCCGCGGTGTACTGCTACGCACCACCGCCGGCACGGAACTGCCGGCTGACCTGATCGTCGTCGGCGTGGGCATCATGCCGGGCACGGAACTCGCGGAAGCGGCCGGCCTGAAGTGCAGTTCCGGGATCATCGTGGATGAGTTCTGCCGCACCAGCGACCCGGACATCTACGCCGCGGGCGATTGCACCAACCACCCCAACAGCCTGCTGGGGCGGCGGCTGCGCCTGGAGTCCGTGCACAACGCGCAGGAGCAGGGAAAAACCGCGGCGTTGTCCATCCTCGGCAAACCGGAACCCTACGCGCAGATCCCTTGGTTCTGGTCGGACCAGTACGACCTGAAGCTGCAGATGACCGGGCTTGCCGAGAACTACACGGCGATGGTGCTGCGCGGCGATCCGGACAGCCGCTCGTTCGCTGCCTGCTATTTCTTCGGCGATACCCTGATCGCCGTGCACGCGATCAACAGCCCGCGCGAGTTCATGTTGTCGAAGAAACTGATCGCGCAGGGCGCCCGTCTCGATCCCGAGGCGGTCGCCGATACCCGCGTGCCATTCAAGGATCTTGCCGACTCCGCGCGGCTGCCGGAGTAG
- a CDS encoding quinone oxidoreductase, with product MKTIQISRHGGPEVLEVTEAPTPVPAQGEVLVRHTAVGLNFIDTYQRSGLYPLKLPSGLGMEAAGVVEALGAGVDRFAVGDRVAYCGPPPGAYAESRAIAADRLVRIPPRIEERTAAAAMLKGLTAWYLLRRSYPARPGDTVLSYAAAGGVGLILSQWAASLGVRVIGVAGTAEKAALAKANGCAEVVLTDDPAFVARVRELSGGQGVAAVYDSVGRDTFSRSLDCLRRHGVMVTYGNASGAVEPFSPLELSKRGSLYVTRPTLWDFIATRSDLETATAELFGVIASGAVQIRIGQTYALTAVAQAHRDLEGRRTTGSTVLLP from the coding sequence ATGAAGACGATCCAGATCAGCCGCCATGGCGGGCCGGAAGTGCTGGAAGTGACAGAAGCGCCCACGCCCGTGCCGGCGCAGGGCGAAGTCCTCGTCCGCCACACGGCGGTGGGTCTGAACTTCATCGACACCTATCAGCGCTCGGGCCTGTATCCGCTGAAGCTGCCGTCCGGTCTCGGGATGGAGGCAGCCGGTGTGGTCGAGGCCCTTGGTGCGGGCGTCGATCGTTTTGCGGTCGGCGATCGCGTGGCCTATTGCGGGCCGCCGCCGGGCGCCTACGCCGAAAGCCGGGCCATTGCCGCCGACCGCCTGGTCAGGATTCCGCCCCGCATCGAGGAGCGCACGGCGGCAGCGGCGATGCTCAAGGGCCTGACCGCGTGGTACCTGTTGCGCCGGAGTTATCCCGCGCGCCCGGGCGATACGGTGCTTTCCTACGCTGCCGCCGGCGGCGTCGGCCTGATTCTCAGTCAATGGGCGGCCAGCCTTGGGGTGCGCGTCATCGGCGTGGCTGGCACGGCGGAGAAGGCTGCGCTGGCGAAAGCCAACGGTTGCGCCGAGGTGGTGCTGACCGACGATCCGGCGTTCGTGGCGCGGGTGCGGGAGTTGTCCGGAGGGCAGGGCGTCGCCGCCGTTTACGACTCGGTCGGCAGGGATACCTTCAGCCGTTCCCTCGACTGCCTGCGCCGTCATGGGGTGATGGTGACCTACGGCAACGCCTCCGGCGCGGTCGAGCCATTTTCCCCGCTCGAGCTGTCGAAGCGCGGTTCGCTTTATGTGACGCGCCCGACGCTGTGGGATTTCATCGCCACCCGGTCCGATCTTGAAACGGCGACTGCCGAGCTGTTTGGCGTCATCGCGAGCGGTGCGGTGCAGATCCGCATCGGCCAGACCTATGCGCTGACCGCGGTCGCACAGGCGCACCGTGACCTGGAGGGGCGCCGCACCACCGGCTCGACGGTGCTCCTGCCCTGA